A window of the Schistocerca nitens isolate TAMUIC-IGC-003100 chromosome 5, iqSchNite1.1, whole genome shotgun sequence genome harbors these coding sequences:
- the LOC126260682 gene encoding transcriptional regulator ATRX homolog, giving the protein MRRVGGSSQPAEAPAAVEDARKALINVEIAGDDSGVPCKAPRATRDAGTVPVPYRWQSPKRQGKKPPSGARAAGARANEKWSREFAAKFAAHISRFLSSQVGAGRPQTQRERQLAKAILQRLAAAAGKPPKKPDERQRVAKLLVALSERLAVWVDLVVKDAQSVSGSSSESSEEESEEEKPIKKGKKPGKKEPAKGKAKPAEKPKEKGKAKPKGKPEQKEEDEEEEESDEGVSKKKGKAKEKAKEKGKAKPKEKAKQKEEEEEPEEEVATKKGKKGKEAKPTAKKKKDKKEEELEEESEEEVEEEEEEEEDKKGKKKKKGVEDEGEEVEEKKGKKKKKAEEEEEVVVEEEKDKKGKKKKKGAEEEVEEQEDKNAKKKKKGTDEDIVEVEDKKGKSKQKVIEKDEGGTEAKKGKKKDKGAEEVEAEDKKGKQAKKTKSEEPVDDEGQQQETAEEPEEEPPDDQPDETSDEPADEPPDGPQEGDATGPPDEPPEGPPDESSEGEEGEGGEEGEPGEEGEEEEGEEGEEEEDEGEIIEGEGKREGSETTYVVTAEGDGFRVEPIEEPPPPEPVVEKRVSVLSALVSLYPQQAMPKVPLCKVLQKLTLRAPTTDVLSADGDGEEVSEDRRKVEAAVARKLRRMAELEDGIPLQQETRDAIVALSKAVAADLQPELDIPQPEPPPVLDATEYTQWLDGCVSLAQEWARWIGDSVDAVCDISKRNAEVQEGEAADLERAEWCAFMETMRRGAYSWCKTEEDIAAAAAVWKGRLEAVQQQEEEEAVPNDGDQRQHVYKFPPHAPAEQSWDKSDQKGLVTGQIRVVLEARMKKLP; this is encoded by the exons GCGGGCGATGACAGCGGTGTCCCGTGCAAGGCTCCGAGAGCAACTCGAGATGCGGGAACAGTGCCGGTGCCGTATAGATGGCAGTCGCCGAAGAGGCAAGG CAAGAAGCCGCCAAGTGGAGCCAGGGCAGCGGGCGCGAGAGCCAACGAGAAATGGAGCAGGGAATTTGCGGCCAAGTTTGCAGCGCACATCTCACGTTTCCTGAGCTCGCAGGTGGGGGCAGGCCGGCCGCAGACACAGCGCGAACGCCAACTGGCGAAGGCCATCCTGCAGCGGCTGGCAGCTGCCGCAGGCAAACCACCCAAGAAGCCCGATGAGCGTCAGCGCGTCGCCAAGCTGCTCGTTGCGCTCTCTGAGCGTCTTGCTGTCTGGGTCGACCTCGTCGTCAAAGACGCGCAGAGCGTCTCAGGCTCCTCCTCTGAGTCCAGTGAGGAAGAATCTGAGGAGGAGAAACCCATCAAGAAAGGCAAGAAGCCAGGGAAAAAAGAACCAGCGAAGGGAAAGGCCAAGCCAGCGGAGAAACCGAAAGAGAAAGGTAAGGCTAAACCAAAAGGGAAACCAGAGCAGAAAGAggaggacgaagaagaagaagaatcggaCGAGGGGGTATCTAAGAAGAAAGGTAAGGCAAAAGAGAAAGCAAAAGAGAAGGGGAAGGCCAAGCCAAAAGAGAAAGCCAAGcagaaagaggaggaagaagaacctGAAGAGGAGGTAGCAACGAAGAAAGGCAAGAAAGGAAAGGAAGCAAAGCCTACAGCGAAGAAAAAGAAAGATAAGAAAGAAGAGGAACTGGAAGAAGAATCAGAGGAGGAAGTGGAA gaagaggaagaagaagaggaagataagaaaggtaaaaagaagaagaaaggtgtAGAAGATGAGGGAGAAGAagtggaagaaaagaaaggaaaaaagaagaagaaagctgaagaagaagaagaagtagtagtagaagaagagaaagataagaaagggaaaaagaagaaaaaaggtgcAGAAGAAGAGGTAGAAGAACAGGAAGATAAGAacgcaaaaaagaagaagaaaggtacAGATGAAGACATAGTAGAAGTGGAAGATAAGAAAGGGAAAAGTAAGCAGAAAGTTATAGAAAAAGATGAAGGAGGAACAGAAgctaagaaaggaaagaagaaagataaAGGTGCAGAGGAAGTGGAAGCAGAAGATAAGAAAGGAAAACAGGCAAAGAAAACCAAAAGTGAAGAACCAGTGGATGATGAAGGCCAACAGCAGGAAACTGCAGAAGAACCAGAAGAAGAGCCACCAGACGACCAGCCAGATGAAACTTCAGACGAACCGGCAGATGAACCGCCAGATGGCCCTCAAGAGGGAGATGCCACTGGACCCCCAGACGAGCCCCCAGAAGGCCCTCCGGACGAATCGTCAGAGGGAGAAGAGGGAGAAGGTGGGGAAGAAGGCGAGCCTGGAGAGGAAGGCGAAGAGGAAGAaggtgaagaaggagaagaagaagaagacgagggagaaattatagagggagaaggaaaGAGAGAGGGGTCTGAAACTACATACGTGGTGACAGCAGAAGGAGACGGATTCAGAGTGGAACCAATCGAGGAGCCACCTCCTCCAGAACCTGTAGTCGAGAAGCGGGTGTCGGTGCTCAGTGCTCTAGTCTCGCTGTATCCCCAACAGGCAATGCCCAAAGTCCCATTATGCAAAGTACTGCAAAAGCTCACATTGCGTGCTCCAACTACGGATGTTTTGTCCGCCGACGGAGACGGGGAGGAGGTGTCGGAAGATCGTAGAAAGGTGGAGGCGGCAGTAGCACGTAAGCTGCGCCGGATGGCCGAATTAGAGGACGGCATTCCACTGCAGCAGGAGACGCGGGACGCCATCGTCGCTCTGTCCAAAGCTGTGGCAGCCGACCTGCAGCCAGAACTGGACATCCCGCAGCCTGAACCACCACCTGTGCTAGATGCCACTGAATACACCCAGTGGCTGGACGGCTGCGTCTCACTGGCGCAGGAATGGGCCCGCTGGATCGGCGATTCGGTAGACGCCGTGTGCGACATCTCCAAACGCAATGCCGAAGTCCAAGAGGGCGAGGCGGCCGACCTGGAGCGCGCCGAGTGGTGTGCCTTCATGGAGACGATGCGTCGCGGAGCCTACAGCTGGTGCAAGACTGAGGAGGACATAGCAGCAGCAGCTGCCGTCTGGAAGGGCCGGCTGGAGGCTGTCCAGCAGCAAGAGGAGGAGGA AGCTGTGCCAAATGACGGGGATCAGAGACAACATGTGTACAAATTTCCACCTCATGCTCCAGCCGAGCAAAGTTGGGACAAGTCGGATCAGAAGGGCCTGGTGACAG GGCAAATAAGAGTGGTACTAGAAGCACGTATGAAGAAGCTTCCTTAG